The nucleotide window ACGTGACGCACGCCGCCACCATGCGCCGCGCGTGCCGCGAGTGCCGGCCGGACGTGGTGTACCACGCCGCGGCGTACAAGCACGTGACGATGGCCGAGCGGTCGCCGGCGGTGGCGGCGCGGGTGAACGTGCTCGGATCGATCGCCGTGGCCGAGGCCGCGGCGGCGGTCGGCGCGCGGTTCGTGCTGATCTCGTCGGACAAGGCCGCGGATCCTCGGAGCGTGATGGGCGCCACGAAGCGCCTGGCCGAGATGGCGACCTTGGCCCGTGCCACGGCGCGGTTCCGGCCGATCGTCGTCCGGTTCGGCAACGTCATCGGCAGCAGCGGCAGCGTGGTGCCGCTCATGCGGCAGGCGATCCGCCGCGGCGAGCCGCTGCGGCTGACCGATCCGGACGCGACCCGCTACTTCATGTCCGCCGACGAGGCCGTCTCGCTCGTGATCCGCGCGGACCTGCTGGCGCGCGCGCCGGAGATCTTCTGGCTCGACATGGGTGCGCCCGTGCGGCTCGGCGACCTGGCCGATCGGCTGATCGCGCTCGAGCGCCGTTCGGGTCACACGCCGGCCGGGATCGAGATCATCGGCTTGCGTCCAGGTGAGAAACGGAACGAAACGCTGGCCGATCCCGGCCTGACGTTCCATCGGACGATCGATCGCCGGATCCTGGCGGCGCGCGACACGGGGCATGCCCGCGCGATCGCCGGCGTCGTCACGCGGCTCGCGCGAGCGGCCGCGCGCGCGAGCGATCGCGACGTCCTCGAGGTGATCGCCGCCGTGCTGCCAGGCTTCGAGCCGAGCGTGCAGGCGCGCGCCGCCGGCATCGCGTCGTCTCACGCGGGCGCGTCGGGCCGCGGTAAGACGAAGCGCCGTGGGTTCTCCGCCGTGGTGCCGCCGGACGTCGAGGGCGGCCGTGTCCATGGCTTCCGTGGTCACAAGCTCCAGCGGCCTCGAGGCTCGAGGGCCGCGTAGATCCCACGCGGGCACGCCGCAGGATCGGGCGCCCTGTCGCTCAAGCGGCTCCTGAAATGGCCGATTCTCTGACTGTCCGGGCGTCGTGTGACCCGTCCGGACCACCATGCTGGTCCCAGT belongs to Acidobacteriota bacterium and includes:
- a CDS encoding polysaccharide biosynthesis protein — its product is MMDTTFTPAELTELLGRPARARLDADLRAAIAGQRIAVTGAAGSIGSELAREVAACAPRRLMIVDHHELGLFMLERELLARWPGVPLVACLGDVTHAATMRRACRECRPDVVYHAAAYKHVTMAERSPAVAARVNVLGSIAVAEAAAAVGARFVLISSDKAADPRSVMGATKRLAEMATLARATARFRPIVVRFGNVIGSSGSVVPLMRQAIRRGEPLRLTDPDATRYFMSADEAVSLVIRADLLARAPEIFWLDMGAPVRLGDLADRLIALERRSGHTPAGIEIIGLRPGEKRNETLADPGLTFHRTIDRRILAARDTGHARAIAGVVTRLARAAARASDRDVLEVIAAVLPGFEPSVQARAAGIASSHAGASGRGKTKRRGFSAVVPPDVEGGRVHGFRGHKLQRPRGSRAA